In the Ranitomeya imitator isolate aRanImi1 chromosome 2, aRanImi1.pri, whole genome shotgun sequence genome, ttgtagagtttgattccgtacctggccctcttgttgggcaggtattgacggaatctgagcctccCCTTAGAATGAaccaggactcatccacacagatgtccctttggggcacgtacacttcaggccccaaaactgcataatttgaactgtgtctacaggagaccagttagaatatgatgaaccgggattttgctccaaaaattgccgagcatacaaattagtttgctccaccatgaggtcaacaaaatcctcagagaaaaagacttaaaaaaagtctatttctgtgaggcctgtggtgtcaaacttgattcctgattctgccataaaatcaggaatcagtggctcataaatttcggggggcgaggtccataatacggggtccgaagaggggcgcgctggttcatcttcaggagtgggtgcTGCTTCATCTTCATGAACAGTGGGCACTGCTACTGTCTGGCgatgtctgcgtggcggttccgcctggacctgaggaggaagatgaggaggaggaggaagaggatgaagattcTAAAGAGTAAATGAATGGGGGATCcccctccctcgctatcagtgtcggaggcaaggaaagaatatgcctcctccgctgaatagcgctgccgggacgagcgggacattttttttttgtatggtgcttgggtgtactttattggtaactgtgtatatgtgggggggatagtgtttggtgcaaactattctgaaaaagagatggctaaaggaaaaaaaagcaaatagggagaaaaaaatacctgtgaaaggaaaagtctaaaacagcaggccctagctctgataagtgaaccgcgtcacttatcagagttcggcggctgctgggtgtgtgaacggggatgtgaaaaaaactggcaggcacgagagctctgataagtgaaccgcgtcacttatcaaagttcggcggctgctgggtgtgtgaacggggatgtgaaaaaaaacccggCAGGCACGAGAGCTATGATAAGTGAACCGCataacttatcaaagttcggcggctgctgggtgtgcgcacggggatgtggaggaaaaaaacaacaaaaaacacgcgtttagacgcggcggctgggtgcccacggggatgtggaaaaaaaaaacctaaaggcACGAGATTAGACACGGCGGCTGGGTGcttacggggatgtggaaaaaaaaaagaaatgaaaggcggcAGCTAGGTGCGCGGACagctatgtgtaaaaaaaaaagaaaggcacgggtttagacgcggcggctgggtgcgcggacggggatgtgggaaaaaaaacgaaaggcacgggtttagatgcaACGGCTGGGTGCGCGcatgggatgtggaaaaaaaacgaaaggcacgggtttcgacgcggcggctgggtgcgcacggggatgtggaaaaacagAAAAGAAAGGCAGGGGTTTAGAAGCGGCGGCTGGgtgcgcacggggatgtggaaaaaaagagaaacgaaaggcacgggtttagacacggcggctgggtgtgtggacagggatgtggaaaaaaagaaacgaaaggcacgggtttagacatgGCGGATGGGTGCGCGcacagggatgtggaaaaaaacacgaaaggcacaggtttagacacggcggctgggtgcgcggacggggatgtggaaaaaaagaaacgaaaggcatggGTTTTGACAcggcggctgggtgcgcgcacggggatgtggaaaaaaaaaaaagaaacgaaaggcacgggtttagacgcggcagctgggtgCGCACGggcatatggaaaaaaaaaagaaacgaaaggcacgggtttagacccggcggctgggtgcgcgcatggggatgtgggaaaaaaagaaaagaaacgaaaggcacgggtttagacacagcggctgggtgcgcggacggggatgtgaaaaaaacccGAAAGGCATGGGTTTAGACACGGCAGCTGGGTGCGctgacggggatgtgtaaaaaaaaacaaacgaaaggcacgggtttagacatgGTGGCTGGgtgcgcacggggatgtggaaaaaaaactcgaaaggcacgggtttagacgcggcggctgggtgcgcacggggatgtggaaaagaaaagtgagcacgagtgttgatcggtgaactgcgtcaccaatcaacgctcggcggtgctaagggggtgaaaaagaaaagtgagcacgagtgttgatcggtgaactgcgtcaccaatcaacgctcggcggctgctaaatttgggcacggtcgGACGTGGCGCAAAGTAGGGAAGGGGAGTAAagagagatcgggccgggatcggggatgaacttacgtttgtagtctctcttctttcttctgtcttctttcttttgtctttagcaagaattgtggtgtcacaggctactgtggcaccacaagtctcagcacaggaggggatctgtcagtgtgaccgctctgcaggaatcctcaacaagtgtgaggattcctgcagagcagtcagacAAGTCAGGgagaggtgagacaggtcacagagcggtcataccgctgctgtggcctgtcattggtgggatcaaatgatcacatcgatcccaccaatcagaggaggccctggtgacTCCAGTGTTGCTAGGAACCAGCCTAGGTCacctaggcaggtcaccggcaggtcaccagcaagtgaccggcaggtcaccatcagggcacagcgcggtcacaccgctgctgtgccctctgATTGGTGCAATCGACGACCACATTAATTGCGCCAATCAGTAGCTGCAGGCTCCAGGGTAGGATCGGTGAATTTACAGGCAGGGCAGGAAGTTACAGTCAGGGCGCAGCGCGGTAAcatcgccgctgtgccctgcgattggcgcgatcgatgtgatcgtcgattgcgccaatccgggggttttggccgatgcctggcgttgccaggcaccagccctaggatcgagtacattggtactcgatcctagcctggtacctcactgtttcagccaatgagaaaggctgtgattggttgttcagaattgaacagccaatcacagcgatcgggaggccgggggggggggagcggcgccataccccaggatgccgaggccatcttccataAGGTGAGGTGGcaccggaattttaatgcgatcacttaAGTCGCGGTgttgcattaaagggcatgacgtactatcctgtcagtgGTCATATGGGccaaccccacctcgacaggacagtacatcatatgtcagaaaggggttaataatggagtaatgatagagtgtttgaaggaggagggtaaaataccagaggagagggagagattaaagattgtagttaggtgagttgtgatgactggagagagagactggaggtgatgtgagggaatggggtcagtagtgtatgtagtcggacgagaagaagagaggagcttggagacgacttcttctgtgatgggatcaaatatggagagtgagccaggggtaatgcagggagggatgggagtcactgcacttggtggctgggagcaaatttcctgatggatattatctattttgtCTATAtaatgggaggccaggtcatcagcccaaatggctgtgataggggcttgtgcttttggcctgaggagtgagtgaaaggtgtcaaaaagtttcttggggtttttGGATagcgaggagatcagggtggtgtaatacgtctgtttggtgaggtgaatggcagaattataggttcttagCAAAAATtggaagtggatgaagtcttctggtgtgcgagttttcctccataagcgttcagcacaactagagcatcgctggagaaatcgggtttctgatgtgagccagggctgttttactctgtgtttggaggttctgagggtgaggggcgctacttggtcaagggtgcttctaagagtgtcgttgtagtgatgtacagccagaccaGGACAGGACATATCAttgtttggtggctttttatttagtatatttgggaggcagaaagaacaaacagttgaacaccacgatCCACTGGTTCATCCTATGAAGTTTTCTATTAGCTCTCAGTCTATCATTGTCTCGGTGAATAATTTAAGATTATTACATAACATGCTATTTTTACTGATAgtctaagtagaaatgttcaaaaatataaaatttaaggatattttattcaaaagtaaatattgattttatttttggcagatgtctgtaccaggaaatcagaggtacagctgaaatcttcaatttttaaatcagatgatcttgagatgcCACAGGATACTACTGAAGTGGattccattactccagatataccatcatctctTCAcaacaaagatctgtcatctgatcctttgaaacaggtcctgtcttctgattcattaccgactactaaggaaaatcaaagtaatAAAAGAAGCATTAAAAAATGCATTGCTTCTAAAGCAAAGGAGCCATTTTCACTTTcggaatatggaaatagttttcccctcaaaaagtcttttcttaaacatcaaaaGATTCACACAGCGAAGAACagcttttcttgttccaagtgtgggaaatattttaaccagaaagcgcatcttgatagccaccaaagaactcacacagagaagtctttttcatgttcagaatgtgggaaatgttttaaccagaaatggattcttgttagacatcaaagaactcacacaggggagaagccttttttatgttcaaaatgtgggaaatgttttaacagtaaagagtatcttgatagccaccagagaactcacacggaggagaagcctttttcatgttcagaatgtgggaaatgttttaaccagaaatggattcttgttagacatcaaagaactcacacaggggagaagccttttttatgttcaaaatgtgagaaatgttttaacagTAAAGagtatcttgatagccaccagagaactcacacggaggagaagcctttttcatgttcagaatgtgggaaatgttttaaaaggaAAGGGCATCTTAATACCCActggagaactcacacaggggagaagcctttttcatgttcagaatgtggcaaatgttttaagcAGAAATCAGAATGTGTTATACAcatgagaattcacacaggggagaagcctttttcatgttcagaatgtggcaaatgttttaagcTGAAATCAGAATGTGTTATACAcatgagaattcacacaggggagaagcctttttcatgttcagaatgtgggaaatgtgttAACAGTAAGgcgaatcttgatagccaccagagaactcacacggaggagaagcctttttcatgtttagaatgtgggaaatgttttaaaaggaAAGAGTATCTTGATACCCActggagaactcacacaggggagaagcctttttcatgttcagaatgtggcaaatgttttaaacagaaatcagaaTGTGTTATACAcatgagaattcacacaggggagaagcctttttcatgttcagaatgtggcaaatgttttaagcAGAAATCAGAATGTGTTATACAcatgagaattcacacaggggagaagcctttttcatgttcagaatgtgggaaatgttttaaccagaaatggattcttgttagacatcaaagaactcacacaggggagaagccttttttatgttcaaaatgtgggaaatgttttaaccataaacggGGTCTTGTTattcaccaaataactcacacagggtagaagcctttttcatgttcagaatgtggaaaatgttttaaacgGAAATTAAATGTTGTTATACACCAgaggactcacacaggggagaagcctttttgctgttcagaatgtgggaaatgttttacccagaaatgcCATCTTATtctgcaccagagaactcacacaggggagaagcctttttcatgttcagaatgtgagaaatgttttaaccgaaaagcAGACCTTGATAGGCACGGGAGAACCCACACAGTGTAGAAGTGTTTTtattgttcagaatgtgagaaatgttttgtgaagaaatcatctAAATATTAgtcaccaaagaattcacacagggaaaaaggctttttcatgttcttaatgtgggaaatgttttacacggaAATCAACTCTTAATAAACTTCCAAAAGGTCACACACAggcgaagcctttttcatgttctgaatgttgTAAATGTTTTAACTAAAAATTGTATTTTCTTAAAGGGATAATCCACTACTAGAACAAACCTTTGTCAATCCTCATGATTGGCcgcgttaaaataaaaacacttgttCTTGCGTTCCATTACGgctctgttccagcggtgtcgggaCTCGCATTCCATGTCACAGCTTACTGACAAGttacagagattagaggatgatgtCATACAAGGTGTGGGCCATCATAATGCTCTTAAACAAACAGTGGATCTTCACAGCCAGCAAGTAAACATTGTGCTTAATATGATTGATGACCAAGAAAATCACAATAATATCCAGCTACCTGAAAACATCAATACACAAACGCTTATGCCAACACTGTGGACATTATTCAATAATATGGGGcatcacggtggcacagtggttagcactacagccttgcagcgctggggtcctgggttctaatcccacccaggacaacatctgcaaagagtttgtatgttctctccgtgtttgcatgggtttcccctgggcactccggtttcctcccacattccaaacacatactgataggggttctagattgtgagccccattggggacagtgatgataatgtgtgcaaaactgtaaagcgctgcggaatatgttagcgctatataaagattattaaaataaagattattaataataTCTTTGTTGATCCTATTGATAAGAAGCTGGAAATTGACAGGGCGCTCTGTACATTAGGCAAAAATGACCCATGCTTCAAATGGAAAATGCATACAATTGCTCACAGATCTATCCTAAAAGACACTTGCTAAAGGAAGGGTGCTGAATCCACTACTTGATGCCCTCTAAGAAAATGGCCTGATGTACTTCTGGTGGTGCCCATTCCAGCTGCATACTTTCAAAGATCCAAGTGACATGAGACCATTCTGTGATGCCCTGGACATTCCCAGAATCCATATTTCTGACTGGCCACCTACTCCACCTTTGCCAAACAGAGTTCCAGCACGTTGCAGAAAAAGCTCAATAGATCAAGAACTTGATGACCATGCACCTAGACTGGAAAGGAATCATGTGAACTTCATAAATTAATCTAGTCTTCCTTGATGAGAGAGACAGTTTGCAGATTATTACTTATTTCTTGAAGCATATAATTAGATATAGCTAAATAGAGTTTTATGTTCTTCTCTCCCACTATATAGAATGTCTCAGTTCATATTTTAGAACGGCATATAAGTTGAGTTCACATTATATTACTGTAATATCCGGCTGCATTACTTTACTCACTTTATATTCCATGGTTTCCCCGTAATAGGATCCTTAGGACTAAAAGTTTGACTTACACCTGTAAAGACAACCCCCAGTTATGGACTTGCATTGGGATCTGCTTGTTTCGCAGTTTCCTTGTGTTCGATATATTCATAATCTATACCTCTTAGACGCTGAGAGGTAGACTTTACTATCTAACATCTGTACTTCCATCTCGCTCTTAATCCTTCTATACTTTTTTCTTTTCCCCTGTTTTTTCATATAATATGGCATAACTGAAAATGTTGTCATTGAATGTCAGAGGACTTAATTATCCATAGAAAAGAGCTCAAGTGTTTTATCAGATACATAAACTACACATACATTTTCTCTCTCTTCAGGAGACCCACTTTAGGGGCGATCATATACTTCATTTACCAACAGATATTATTCATCTTGGCGCCACAGTACAAATGCTGTTTCGAAGTCTAAGGTGCTGATTATAGGCCGACACAAATCACTGCCgcatactacagggtgggccatttatatggatacaccgaaataaaatgggaatggttagtgatatcaacttcctgtttgcggcattagtattagtatatgggaggggggaaacttttcaagatgggtggtgaccatggtgaccattttgaagttggccattttgaatccaactttgttttttccaatgggaagagtcatgtgacacatcaaacttattgaaaaatttcacaagaaaaacagtggtgtgcgtggttttaatgtaactttattctgtcATAAGTTTTTTACAAGTTTATGAAGACttgtagaccgcacatggagtactgtgtccagttttgggcaccggtgctcaggaagcatataatggaactagagagagtacaaaggagggcaacaaaattaataaaggggatgggagaactacaatacccagatagattagcaaaattaggattatttagtctagaaaaaagacgactgaggggcgatctaataaccatgtataagtatataaggggacaatacaaatatctcgctgaggatctgtttataccaaggaaggtgacgggcacaagggggcattctttgcgtctggaggagagaaggtttttccaccaacatagaagaggattctttactgttagggcagtgagaatctggaattgcttgcctgaggaggtggtgatggcgaactcagtcgaggagttcaagagaggcctggatgtcttcctgcagcagaacaatattgtaacatacaattattaggttctgtagaaggacgtagatctggggatttattatgatggaatataggctgaactggatggacaaatgtcttttttcggccttactaactatgttactatgttactttgaaaatgtgttcaaagtgctacccattgtgttggattgtcaatgcaaccctcttctcccactcttgacacactgacagcaacaccacagaagaaatgctagcacaggcttccagtattcattgtttcagatgctgcacatctcgtatcttcacagcatagacaattgccttcagatgaccccaaagataaaagtctgaaTCGGAAGATCTTGGTGGCCAttaaactggcccacgacgaccatcatgatgatgtgttgccctctttatgcactgaagatggcacgttccctgaatTTTTCCTGCAACATGATGCACCACCACATGGGTGTCaggtcctacatgaacagtttcctggaaagtggattggtcattgtgggccagttgaatgtctAGACATCTCTGCtgcgcagactccactgcagctggggcagaatgggagaccgcagaggacatggttcaaggttccccctgtgcagtggtgggaacttgacacctaacattaccccctcctagggcccccctccttgcgtctcgctacgctcaaaggcagtaatgagctgaggagcccgaatgtgctcaataggctcccaggtcctgtcctcttggccataacccttccaatccaccagattgtactttttgccacataccaccttacacccaaCAATAGCATTCGTAATCGTCCATGGACGAGccagatgtcctggcagatgactcggaatccGGGGACAaacttctcaggctctctgaagggacaataagctgaagctcctcctctgatgacactaaggagtgggagagagcgtcggcaggaatgttcttctccccggagagaaaatggagggtgaagtggaatcgggagaacaacagggaccatctggcctagtgagagtttagccgctggggggtttgtaaatataccaaatttttctggtcggtgaatacttggaagggatagcgagacccctccaggaggtgtctccactctgaaaaggccaactcatggctagcaactccctgtccccaatggaataattcatcTATGCGGgtctgaaggtcttggagaaatagaagcaaggatgcttccaaccttgagcatccttctggaagaggactgctccagcaccgacggaagaggcatctacctccacaataaatggtttatctactttggggcgatgtagaatgggagcgctagcaaagtgtgatagagaagaaagccttggagacctcctccgaccacaatttgggattagctcccttcttggtgagggctaccaagggagctaccaaagttgagaagtggggaatgaactggcaataatagttaatgaaccccataaagttctccaccgctttgagagaatggggttcttgccagtccatcacagcctgtagcttggcaggatccatagccaatcactGGGCTGAGATGTTAAAGCCcaagaaaggcaaagactcctgacCACACTATTCTAACTTgatatagagggagtttgcccgtaggaggtcgaagactttgcaaacatctctccggtgggagtctatatctagagagtagatgaatatatcatccagatagactatgactgaggtggtgagcatatcccgaaagatgttgtTTACATAGTCTTGGAAGACGGCAGGGGCATTAccaagtccgaaaggcatcaccagatactcataatggccatccctggtgttaaatactgccttccattcgtccccctcacagatgtgaataaggttgtaagcaccccacagtgttgtgaattctgctcttgggctccctccggtggttatgagtggtagtgctgctgtctttggatcgcagcatttatcaggtgttttgcaatttggactgggctatttagtcctgcttgatcctttagtcagtgccagttatccattgtttttggaggattcacatccatacctggtctctcctgttttgctgtttatttcaacaagataagttctggctttgtttttgctgtctacatgctgtggaccttatagttcagtgcattttcatgttttgtcttgtccagctttgtctgtgaaggattttttgcagccaagctgtgtctctggagatgcagatataccctccatgtatttagtcagatgtggagatttgtattttctgtggtggatattttctagtgttttaatactgatcgcatagtactctgtcctattctttctttttagctagaatggcctcctttgctatattctgatttcagtctgcgtttgtcatttccctctcctctcacagtcaatatttgtggggggctgtctatcctttgggaattttctctgaggcaagatagtgttcccgtttctatctttaggggaagttagttcttaggctgtgtcgaggtgtctaggcagtgttaggtacatcccacggctacttctagttgcggtgctaagttcagggtctgcggtcagtacaggtaccaccttctccagagtacatctcatgctgctcctaggccaccagatcataacacagatcaagtttagtaaataccctcgctcctcgcaacctgtcaaagagctcagatatcaggggcagaaaatacttgttcttaacggtgatggcattaagatccCTGTAATCTAGGCATGGACATAGTTCTttattcttctgcacaaagaagaaccccacccctgcaggtgacactgacttcccaatgaatcctcttgccttgccagattctcctggatgtactcagTCTCTGGGAGAGGTGCAAAAAaacatcaactaaataccctgtttttttccatcttttgactagcacttgcttattactgtgatttttttttaacaacagagtatttttgacctaactgtgctcttttgtgtcttcaagtttgttgatggtgtgaacaggttcctacagacttgttcaatgtgcaagtagcccatgtgtttctgtttcttgCTTACATGACAACCTACATCTCAGATATGACCTGCTATATGATCAGAGGATGCTCCTGTATATTGTAATCTGACTGTACCGGACTCGGACTCAACAAAGGCTTCAGATGTTGGAACATAAATGATAATCTACTGAAATACTCACTCTGTGTCTCAGACCTTCGTGAGACTATAGACTCCTTGTGATATATGAGCATGAGGACACTGCCTTACCACTTCAATGGGAAATACTAAAAAGTGTCCTCAGAGGGATACTTAGAAAACATGGATTCAGGCTAAAAAAGAGAGAGCAGGTATGTTCTCCCATTTGCTTGAGGTAATCGATCTCCATAGCAAACAACATAAATGATCTGCTTACCTCCAGGTATGCGCagagctgtttaaccccttcatgacccagcctattttgaccttaatgacctggcggttttttgcaattctgaccagtgtccctttatgaggtaataactcaggaacgcttcaatggatcctagcggttctgagact is a window encoding:
- the LOC138663579 gene encoding oocyte zinc finger protein XlCOF6-like is translated as MDMDRDKMAERILHLTLDILFRLTGEDYTEVKKTSSEYCQDPVSEGRGRPLSQIIVPPPHPLRHEDINDQKILELTYKMIELLTGEVPIRCQDVAVYFSKDEWEFLEGHKDLYNDDMMEVPQPLTSPVLSSKRTTPERCPPPLLPQDCKEEDPNVPQDHQGEDLTHINTTETYVRGDEWCKKEIPTYDYPDVCTRKSEVQLKSSIFKSDDLEMPQDTTEVDSITPDIPSSLHNKDLSSDPLKQVLSSDSLPTTKENQSNKRSIKKCIASKAKEPFSLSEYGNSFPLKKSFLKHQKIHTAKNSFSCSKCGKYFNQKAHLDSHQRTHTEKSFSCSECGKCFNQKWILVRHQRTHTGEKPFLCSKCGKCFNSKEYLDSHQRTHTEEKPFSCSECGKCFNQKWILVRHQRTHTGEKPFLCSKCEKCFNSKEYLDSHQRTHTEEKPFSCSECGKCFKRKGHLNTHWRTHTGEKPFSCSECGKCFKQKSECVIHMRIHTGEKPFSCSECGKCFKLKSECVIHMRIHTGEKPFSCSECGKCVNSKANLDSHQRTHTEEKPFSCLECGKCFKRKEYLDTHWRTHTGEKPFSCSECGKCFKQKSECVIHMRIHTGEKPFSCSECGKCFKQKSECVIHMRIHTGEKPFSCSECGKCFNQKWILVRHQRTHTGEKPFLCSKCGKCFNHKRGLVIHQITHTG